One window of the Xiphophorus hellerii strain 12219 chromosome 15, Xiphophorus_hellerii-4.1, whole genome shotgun sequence genome contains the following:
- the mrap2a gene encoding melanocortin-2 receptor accessory protein 2A: MSDFHNRSQVSARRSDYVWQYEYYDDEEPVSFEGLKAHRYSIVIGFWVGLAVFVIFMFFVLTLLTKTGAPHQENPELGEKRHQPEGCLVDINGHQDDNDKAFSRPLLEGSRSYFNFYISEEDQAHEKQKPGDKRSSAKDKAGRLQRSGELDEMDEDIEASGGHQPLNGLIEKSKSDRECAFLSHFNIPNFVNLDHGSTLGEDDLLYEPSVILERQSQAHNGHCDTH, encoded by the exons ATGTCCGACTTCCACAACCGAAGCCAAGTCAGCGCACGACGCAGTGACTACGTCTGGCAGTATGAGTATTACGACGACGAGGAGCCTGTCTCTTTTGAGGGACTTAAAGCGCACAGAT ACTCCATTGTCATAGGTTTCTGGGTGGGACTGGCAGTTTTCGTCATTTTCATGTTCTTCGTTCTCACGCTGCTCACAAAGACTGGAGCACCTCATCAGGA AAACCCAGAGTTGGGGGAGAAGCGGCACCAACCAGAAGGCTGTCTGGTAGACATCAATGGCCACCAGGACGATAACGACAAAGCTTTCTCCCGCCCGCTGTTAGAAGGCTCCCGTTCGTACTTTAATTTCTACATCAGTGAGGAAGATCAGGCCCATGAGAAACAGAAACCGGGAGACAAAAGGAGTTCTGCAAAAGACAAAGCTGGAAGACTACAGCGCTCTGGTGAACTAGATGAGATGGACGAGGACATTGAGGCAAGCGGGGGGCACCAACCTCTCAATGGACTCATTGAGAAAAGTAAGTCAGACAGAGAGTGTGCTTTCCTGTCTCACTTCAACATTCCAAACTTTGTGAACTTGGATCATGGCTCCACACTGGGAGAGGACGATCTGCTATATGAGCCGTCCGTCATCCTGGAGCGTCAGTCTCAAGCTCACAATGGTCACTGTGACACCCACTAA